A single Streptomyces sp. Edi2 DNA region contains:
- a CDS encoding S66 peptidase family protein: MTVRYPSPLRPGDRVGVTSPSGGVAEDLRARLDVAVRDVQDRGYEVVIGRCMDGSGHVSASAADRADELMSMLIDPSIKAIVPPWGGETAIDLLPLLDWDRLREAEPTWIVGFSDISTVITPMTLLTGTATVHGNNLMDTPYRVPEGLQSWCDIVAAPPGHRFVQTPPGRHRSVAFDDFAAFPGIREYTLDSVGAWTRLDGGGDVEAEGRLIGGCIETLCNLAGTAFLDTSAFARDESPNGLLVYVEATGDDAFTICRNLHGMRLAGFFDRANAVLVGRTSAPDNDSLSQHEAVLDALGPLHVPIIADMECGHVPPYMPIVNGAYGRIVHSPSRSELTQTLG; this comes from the coding sequence ATGACTGTTCGATACCCTTCCCCGCTGCGTCCCGGTGACCGTGTCGGTGTCACCTCTCCGTCGGGCGGCGTCGCGGAGGATCTGCGTGCGCGCCTCGATGTCGCCGTCCGTGACGTTCAGGACCGCGGGTACGAGGTCGTCATCGGCCGGTGCATGGACGGCTCCGGGCACGTCAGTGCTTCGGCCGCTGACCGCGCCGACGAGCTGATGTCGATGCTGATCGACCCCTCCATCAAGGCCATCGTGCCGCCGTGGGGCGGAGAGACCGCCATTGACCTGCTACCACTGCTCGACTGGGACCGGTTACGGGAGGCGGAGCCGACCTGGATCGTCGGGTTCTCCGACATATCGACCGTGATCACACCGATGACCCTGCTCACGGGCACGGCGACCGTCCACGGCAACAACCTCATGGACACGCCCTACCGGGTGCCCGAAGGACTGCAGTCGTGGTGCGACATCGTCGCGGCGCCCCCGGGGCACCGGTTCGTCCAGACCCCGCCCGGTCGCCACCGGAGCGTGGCCTTCGACGACTTCGCCGCCTTCCCCGGCATTCGCGAGTACACGCTCGACTCCGTGGGTGCCTGGACCCGGCTCGACGGGGGCGGTGACGTGGAGGCCGAGGGAAGACTGATCGGCGGCTGCATCGAAACACTGTGCAATCTCGCGGGGACAGCCTTCCTCGACACCTCGGCCTTCGCTCGCGACGAGTCACCGAATGGGCTTCTCGTCTATGTGGAGGCAACCGGCGACGATGCCTTCACCATCTGCCGGAACCTGCACGGCATGAGACTCGCCGGGTTCTTCGACCGGGCGAACGCGGTTCTCGTCGGCCGGACCTCCGCACCGGACAACGATTCGCTCAGCCAGCACGAGGCCGTCCTCGACGCACTCGGCCCCCTCCATGTGCCGATCATCGCCGACATGGAATGCGGGCACGTCCCGCCCTACATGCCCATCGTCAACGGAGCGTACGGCCGTATCGTTCACTCCCCGAGCCGGAGCGAACTGACGCAGACTCTGGGCTGA
- a CDS encoding DUF397 domain-containing protein — protein MKISPEYDLSMAIWRKSSYSGGEGGDCLEIATWHKSSHSGGSGGDCLEVATWRKSTHSDGSGGDCLEVSDDHPGIVPVRDSKDPDGPALAFRAPAWAAFIEGIKSSSF, from the coding sequence ATGAAGATCAGCCCTGAGTACGACCTGAGCATGGCCATCTGGCGTAAGTCCAGCTACAGCGGCGGCGAGGGCGGAGACTGCCTCGAAATCGCGACGTGGCACAAGTCCAGCCACAGCGGCGGCAGTGGCGGAGACTGCCTAGAGGTCGCCACCTGGCGGAAGTCCACCCACAGCGACGGCAGCGGCGGCGACTGCCTCGAAGTCTCCGACGATCACCCCGGCATCGTGCCCGTCCGGGACTCCAAGGACCCGGACGGTCCGGCGCTCGCGTTCCGGGCGCCGGCGTGGGCAGCGTTCATCGAGGGCATCAAGTCCAGCTCCTTCTAA
- a CDS encoding helix-turn-helix transcriptional regulator codes for MPGPKPLDPSSSPRAMLGAELRHKREEAGLTQEELGKPLFVSGSFIGQLEAGTRRMQMEYAVKIDEVLGTDGYFTRNCEAATRSKYPDHFAEAAEAEAVATAIRQYAPQLIAGLLQTKAYASAVCRAYQPTAPDDVIDETVTARLERTRLLDHPTTPLLWVVLDEAVLRRNTGGPVVMAEALWHVVELIRKHRIIVQVLPFTAGAHASMNGALKLMNFEDAPTLAHLEVLNASKLEDDPATVARHELTYDLLGASALSPQDSLALIESVAEDYANEDQP; via the coding sequence ATGCCCGGACCCAAACCCCTCGACCCGTCCTCGTCCCCCCGCGCGATGCTCGGCGCAGAGTTACGGCACAAGCGCGAAGAGGCCGGCCTCACCCAGGAAGAACTCGGCAAGCCCCTCTTCGTCAGCGGGTCGTTCATCGGCCAGCTGGAGGCAGGGACGCGGCGGATGCAGATGGAGTACGCCGTAAAGATCGACGAGGTCCTTGGAACGGACGGCTACTTCACCCGCAACTGCGAGGCCGCGACGAGGTCGAAGTATCCGGATCACTTCGCGGAGGCGGCGGAGGCGGAAGCCGTCGCCACGGCGATCAGACAGTACGCGCCGCAGCTGATTGCAGGACTGCTGCAGACCAAGGCCTATGCGTCGGCAGTTTGCCGCGCGTACCAGCCGACGGCGCCCGACGACGTGATCGACGAGACGGTCACGGCACGACTCGAACGCACGCGCCTCCTCGACCATCCAACGACCCCGTTGTTGTGGGTGGTGCTGGACGAGGCTGTGCTGCGTCGGAATACCGGCGGCCCGGTGGTGATGGCGGAGGCGCTGTGGCACGTGGTGGAGCTGATCCGGAAGCACCGGATCATCGTGCAGGTGTTGCCGTTCACGGCAGGTGCTCATGCGTCGATGAATGGCGCGCTCAAGTTGATGAACTTCGAGGACGCGCCCACGCTCGCTCACCTAGAAGTGCTGAACGCAAGCAAGCTGGAGGACGACCCAGCGACTGTCGCCCGTCACGAACTGACTTACGATCTGCTCGGGGCCAGCGCACTGTCACCCCAAGATTCCCTGGCCCTGATCGAATCAGTGGCGGAGGATTACGCGAATGAAGATCAGCCCTGA
- a CDS encoding PTS transporter subunit EIIC — protein sequence MPEDKNRATAAAILPLVGGAKNLTSIAHCMTRLRLGVQDRSLVQDEALKALPAVMGVVEDDTYQIVLGPGTVARVTPEFERLVEQARTTPPLPEPKAKAPKAEAPEATTPGTVAPTAGPRAATPPSAPESTPEAATPTGAPTATPTATTAEELAAQGAALKARQKSRNATPVKLFLRRIANIFVPLIPALIGCGIVAGINGLLANLGWLPSVVPALTAIASGFMSLIAVFVGYHAAKEFGGTPILGGAVAAIIVFPGIAHVTAFGQKLAPGQGGVLGALAAALLAVQVEKCCRNGFFPGRAKTRAWGKVPDALDVLLTPTLTVLVTGLVTIFGLMFVAGEVSTAIGTFATWLLAHGGAFAGFVLGGLFLPLVMLGLHQALIPIHTTLIEQQGYTVLLPILAMAGAGQVGAALAVYLRLPRNRSIRTTIKSALPAGFLGVGEPLIYGVSLPLGRPFITACIGGACGGGFIGLFNQLGDAVGSTAIGPSGWALFPLVKGAQPVTTTLVVYALGLAVGYLTGFLATYFFGFSKQLRADLNTDPKDPDATAPHPSQTTDPPTTGSPTAPTATPGAPTVPDTPATPGAPAGLGTR from the coding sequence ATGCCCGAAGACAAGAACCGCGCCACCGCCGCCGCGATCCTCCCTCTCGTCGGCGGCGCCAAGAACCTCACCTCCATCGCCCACTGCATGACCCGGCTCCGCCTCGGCGTCCAGGACCGCTCCCTGGTCCAGGACGAAGCCCTCAAGGCGCTCCCGGCCGTCATGGGCGTGGTCGAGGACGACACGTACCAGATCGTGCTGGGCCCCGGAACGGTTGCCCGGGTCACCCCCGAGTTCGAGCGCCTGGTCGAGCAGGCCCGCACCACGCCCCCGCTCCCGGAGCCGAAGGCCAAGGCACCAAAGGCCGAAGCGCCGGAGGCCACAACACCGGGGACGGTAGCGCCGACCGCCGGCCCCCGGGCCGCCACACCACCCTCCGCACCGGAATCCACACCTGAGGCCGCCACCCCCACCGGCGCCCCGACCGCCACGCCCACCGCCACCACCGCCGAGGAGCTGGCCGCCCAGGGTGCCGCCCTCAAGGCCCGGCAGAAGTCCCGGAACGCCACCCCCGTAAAGCTGTTCCTGCGCCGGATCGCCAATATCTTCGTCCCGCTGATCCCCGCCCTGATCGGCTGCGGCATCGTCGCCGGTATCAACGGCCTGCTGGCCAACCTCGGCTGGCTGCCGTCCGTCGTCCCGGCGCTGACCGCCATCGCCTCCGGCTTCATGTCCCTCATCGCCGTCTTCGTCGGCTACCACGCCGCCAAGGAGTTCGGCGGCACACCGATCCTCGGCGGGGCGGTCGCCGCGATCATCGTCTTCCCGGGCATCGCCCACGTCACGGCATTCGGCCAGAAGCTCGCCCCGGGCCAGGGCGGCGTACTCGGCGCCCTCGCCGCGGCACTGCTCGCCGTCCAGGTGGAGAAGTGCTGCCGCAACGGGTTCTTCCCCGGCCGGGCGAAAACGAGAGCGTGGGGAAAGGTCCCCGACGCACTGGATGTGCTTCTCACTCCCACCCTGACCGTCCTGGTCACGGGCCTGGTCACGATCTTCGGCCTGATGTTCGTGGCGGGCGAGGTCTCCACCGCCATCGGGACCTTCGCCACCTGGCTGCTGGCCCACGGCGGGGCCTTCGCCGGCTTCGTCCTGGGCGGCCTCTTCCTCCCCCTCGTGATGCTGGGCCTCCACCAGGCCCTGATCCCGATCCACACCACCCTCATCGAGCAGCAGGGCTATACCGTCCTGCTGCCGATCCTCGCCATGGCGGGCGCGGGCCAGGTCGGCGCCGCCCTCGCCGTCTACCTCCGGCTCCCCCGCAACCGCTCGATCCGTACGACCATCAAGTCGGCCCTCCCTGCAGGCTTCCTGGGCGTCGGCGAACCTCTGATCTACGGCGTCTCGCTCCCCCTGGGCCGCCCCTTCATCACCGCCTGTATCGGCGGCGCGTGCGGCGGCGGCTTCATCGGCCTCTTCAACCAGCTCGGCGACGCCGTCGGCTCCACCGCCATCGGGCCCTCAGGCTGGGCCCTGTTCCCCCTGGTGAAGGGCGCTCAGCCCGTCACCACCACCCTCGTCGTCTACGCCCTGGGCCTGGCCGTCGGCTACCTCACCGGCTTCCTCGCCACCTACTTCTTCGGCTTCAGCAAACAGTTGCGGGCGGACCTGAACACGGACCCCAAAGACCCCGACGCCACCGCTCCCCACCCCTCACAGACCACCGATCCCCCAACCACCGGAAGCCCGACCGCACCAACAGCCACACCGGGCGCGCCGACCGTGCCAGACACACCCGCCACACCGGGCGCGCCGGCCGGCCTGGGAACACGCTGA
- the murQ gene encoding N-acetylmuramic acid 6-phosphate etherase: MTSTADYDRLRAQLDTLTTEAFRPDLADIDRRSTLDIARTMNDEDATVPAAVARRLPEIAAAIDATAARMARGGRLIYAGAGTAGRLGVLDASECPPTFNTDPAQVLGLIAGGPSAMVTAVEGAEDSTKFAVEDLTGIGLTDLDTVVGISASGRTPYAIGAVEYARELGALTIGLSCNADSALAAAAEHGIEIVVGPELLTGSTRLKAGTAQKLVLNMLSTLTMIRLGKTYGNLMVDVRASNEKLRARSRRIVALATGATDPEIETALRITDGEVKNAILTLLGDVDGPTAARLLDAANGHLREALQAAKNP; encoded by the coding sequence ATGACCTCCACCGCCGACTACGACCGTCTGCGCGCCCAGTTGGACACCCTCACCACCGAAGCGTTCCGGCCCGACCTCGCGGACATCGACCGCCGCTCCACCCTGGACATCGCCCGCACGATGAACGACGAGGACGCCACCGTCCCCGCCGCCGTCGCCCGGCGGCTCCCCGAGATCGCCGCCGCCATCGACGCCACCGCCGCGCGCATGGCCCGCGGCGGCCGCCTGATCTACGCAGGCGCCGGCACGGCCGGCCGCCTCGGGGTGCTGGACGCCAGCGAATGCCCGCCGACCTTCAACACCGACCCTGCCCAGGTCCTCGGGCTGATCGCGGGCGGGCCGTCCGCGATGGTCACCGCCGTCGAGGGCGCCGAGGACAGCACGAAATTCGCCGTCGAGGATCTGACCGGCATCGGCCTGACCGACCTGGACACCGTCGTCGGCATCTCCGCCTCCGGCCGCACGCCGTACGCGATCGGGGCCGTCGAGTACGCCCGCGAGCTGGGCGCCCTGACCATCGGCCTGTCCTGCAACGCCGATTCGGCGCTGGCCGCGGCCGCCGAGCACGGCATCGAGATCGTGGTCGGCCCGGAGCTGCTGACCGGCTCCACCCGGCTCAAGGCGGGCACCGCCCAAAAGCTGGTGCTCAACATGCTCTCGACCCTCACCATGATCCGCCTGGGCAAGACCTACGGGAATCTGATGGTGGACGTCCGCGCCTCCAACGAAAAGCTGCGGGCCCGCTCGCGCCGTATCGTCGCGCTCGCCACCGGCGCCACCGACCCGGAGATCGAGACGGCACTCAGGATCACGGACGGCGAGGTGAAGAACGCCATCCTCACTCTCCTCGGCGATGTCGACGGCCCCACCGCCGCCCGCCTTCTCGACGCCGCCAACGGCCATCTGCGCGAAGCCCTCCAGGCCGCCAAGAACCCCTGA
- a CDS encoding MurR/RpiR family transcriptional regulator, which translates to MSSSVKETFKDAAVETRPAPAPPAPAALAAKVRTLAPTMTRSMQRVAETVASDPAGCAALTVTGLAERTGTSEATVVRTSRLLGYPGYRDLRLALAALAAQQEAGGAPAVTADIAVDDSLVEVVAKLAQEEQQCLADTAAALDVTQLEAAVAALAGARRIDVYGIGASNLVGQDLVQKLLRIGLIAHAHADPHLAVTNAVQMRTGDVALAITHSGRTTDVIEPLRVAFDHGATTIAITGRPDGEIASYADYILTTSTARESELRPAAMSSRTSQLLVVDCLFIGVAQRTYETAAPALSASYEALAHRHSPRHNQR; encoded by the coding sequence GTGAGCAGCAGCGTGAAGGAAACTTTCAAGGACGCGGCCGTCGAGACCCGGCCGGCCCCGGCCCCACCCGCCCCCGCCGCACTGGCCGCCAAGGTCCGCACCCTCGCCCCGACGATGACCCGCTCCATGCAGCGGGTCGCCGAGACCGTGGCGAGCGACCCGGCCGGCTGTGCCGCCCTCACCGTCACCGGCCTCGCGGAGCGCACGGGCACCAGCGAAGCCACCGTCGTACGGACGTCCCGGCTGCTCGGCTACCCGGGCTACCGCGACCTGCGGCTCGCCCTCGCCGCGCTCGCCGCGCAGCAGGAGGCCGGCGGCGCGCCCGCGGTGACCGCCGATATAGCGGTCGACGACTCCCTCGTCGAGGTCGTCGCGAAGCTCGCGCAGGAGGAACAGCAGTGCCTGGCCGACACCGCCGCGGCACTGGACGTCACCCAGCTCGAAGCGGCCGTCGCCGCGCTCGCCGGGGCCCGCCGCATCGATGTGTACGGCATCGGTGCCTCCAACCTCGTGGGCCAGGACCTCGTCCAGAAGCTGCTGCGCATCGGCCTGATCGCCCATGCGCACGCGGACCCGCATCTGGCCGTGACGAACGCGGTGCAGATGCGGACCGGTGACGTCGCCCTCGCGATCACGCACTCCGGGCGGACCACCGATGTCATAGAGCCCCTGCGGGTGGCCTTCGACCACGGCGCGACCACCATCGCCATCACCGGCCGCCCGGACGGCGAGATCGCCTCCTACGCCGACTACATCCTCACCACGTCCACGGCCCGCGAGAGCGAGCTGCGCCCGGCCGCGATGTCGTCCAGGACGAGCCAGCTGCTGGTCGTGGACTGCCTGTTCATAGGGGTCGCACAGCGTACGTACGAGACCGCGGCCCCGGCGCTCTCCGCCTCCTACGAGGCCCTTGCCCACCGCCACTCACCACGCCACAACCAGCGCTGA
- a CDS encoding DUF4031 domain-containing protein: MAIYIDPPTWPGHGRMWSHLVSDHSFDELHDFAAGLGAPRRAFERDHYDLPEERYGDAVRAGAVEVGSKELLRRLTAAGLRRPKHRPAPRV; the protein is encoded by the coding sequence GTGGCGATCTATATCGATCCCCCCACCTGGCCCGGGCACGGCCGGATGTGGTCGCACCTGGTCAGCGACCACTCCTTCGACGAACTGCACGACTTCGCGGCGGGGCTCGGCGCGCCCCGGCGGGCGTTCGAGCGCGATCACTACGACCTGCCGGAGGAGCGGTACGGCGATGCGGTGCGGGCCGGCGCCGTGGAGGTCGGCAGCAAGGAACTGCTGCGCCGCCTGACGGCAGCGGGTCTGCGCCGCCCCAAGCACCGGCCGGCGCCGCGGGTGTGA
- a CDS encoding pyridoxamine 5'-phosphate oxidase family protein, whose translation MSVSEPGREPATDLDPDYSSEDATAIGWPTAVGGMTEAEIFWLSTVRPDGRPHVTPLLAVWSDGALHFCTGPGERKAKNLETNAHCVLTTSTAGGNDLHAGLDVVVEGEAVQVSDEPTLRRLAGLYTEKYGSDWHFDVRDGAFQGQGGRAVVFRVEPATAFGFGRGETYSQTRWRFDGGA comes from the coding sequence ATGTCCGTCAGCGAACCGGGCCGGGAGCCGGCCACCGATCTCGACCCCGACTACAGCAGTGAGGACGCCACGGCGATCGGATGGCCCACGGCCGTCGGCGGTATGACCGAGGCGGAGATCTTCTGGCTCAGCACCGTCCGGCCCGACGGCCGCCCGCATGTCACCCCGCTGCTCGCCGTCTGGTCGGACGGCGCCCTCCACTTCTGCACCGGCCCCGGCGAACGCAAGGCCAAGAACCTCGAAACCAACGCGCACTGCGTGCTGACCACCTCGACGGCCGGCGGCAACGATCTGCACGCCGGGCTCGATGTGGTGGTCGAGGGCGAAGCGGTGCAGGTCAGCGACGAGCCGACGCTGCGCCGGCTGGCCGGTCTGTACACCGAGAAGTACGGCAGCGACTGGCATTTCGACGTCCGCGACGGCGCGTTCCAGGGGCAGGGCGGCCGGGCCGTGGTCTTCCGCGTCGAGCCGGCCACGGCCTTCGGGTTCGGGCGGGGAGAGACGTACAGCCAGACGCGGTGGAGGTTTGACGGCGGGGCGTAG
- a CDS encoding Cmx/CmrA family chloramphenicol efflux MFS transporter, whose amino-acid sequence MPAPSDRARLPIAVYVLGLSVFALGTSEFMLSGILQPLARDLHVSIPQAGLLVSAFAIGMVVGAPVLAAATLRLPRRTTLIALLAAFGLGQVAGALAPSYGVLFVSRVVSALACAGFWAVGAAVAVSLVPVTARARAMAVMVGGLSIANIAGVPAGALLGQHAGWRAAFWAVAGLAVIGLLGVVALVPRTAVPTGDDRPQLRRELAIYKDKQVWLALTATALNGAAVFALFSYLSPLLTDTAGLAESWVPTVLALFGVGALIGTFIGGRIADAHLFGTLFGGISASTVVLAVLALTAHSPVAAVALSLMLGMTAFTTAPALNARMFNVANAAPTLAGATTTAAFNIGNTVGPWLGGLAIGAGWGYPSVAWTGAALAAAAVVTTALAFRLHRATSRSRVIASSAAATPATATHKTAAAAEAVEAMEAMKTTAATAAETAEAGETAGRR is encoded by the coding sequence ATGCCAGCACCGTCCGACCGCGCCCGCCTGCCCATAGCCGTGTACGTCCTCGGCCTGTCCGTCTTCGCTCTCGGCACGTCCGAGTTCATGCTCTCCGGCATCCTCCAGCCGCTCGCCCGCGACCTGCACGTCTCGATTCCGCAGGCCGGGCTCCTGGTCTCCGCCTTCGCGATCGGCATGGTGGTCGGCGCTCCGGTCCTCGCCGCCGCCACGCTCCGCCTCCCGCGCCGGACGACCCTGATCGCGCTGCTCGCCGCCTTCGGCCTGGGCCAGGTGGCAGGCGCGCTGGCACCCTCCTACGGCGTGTTGTTCGTCTCACGCGTCGTGAGCGCGCTCGCCTGCGCCGGCTTCTGGGCCGTCGGCGCGGCCGTCGCCGTCTCGCTGGTGCCGGTGACCGCACGGGCCCGCGCGATGGCAGTGATGGTCGGCGGCCTGAGCATCGCCAATATCGCGGGCGTCCCGGCCGGCGCGCTGCTCGGCCAGCACGCGGGCTGGCGCGCCGCGTTCTGGGCGGTGGCCGGCCTGGCCGTGATCGGCCTGCTCGGCGTGGTCGCGCTGGTGCCGCGTACGGCCGTGCCCACCGGCGACGACCGCCCGCAGCTCCGCCGCGAGCTGGCCATCTACAAGGACAAGCAGGTCTGGCTGGCGCTGACCGCCACGGCGCTGAACGGCGCCGCGGTCTTCGCGCTCTTCTCCTACCTCTCGCCGCTGCTGACCGACACCGCCGGCCTCGCCGAGAGCTGGGTGCCGACGGTGCTGGCGCTGTTCGGCGTCGGCGCACTGATCGGTACGTTCATCGGCGGCCGGATCGCCGACGCGCACCTCTTCGGGACGCTCTTCGGCGGCATCAGCGCCTCCACGGTCGTGCTGGCCGTCCTGGCGCTGACCGCGCACAGCCCGGTCGCCGCCGTCGCGCTCTCGCTGATGCTCGGAATGACCGCGTTCACCACGGCGCCGGCGCTCAACGCCCGGATGTTCAACGTGGCGAACGCCGCGCCGACGCTGGCCGGCGCCACCACCACCGCCGCCTTCAACATCGGCAACACCGTCGGCCCCTGGCTCGGCGGTCTGGCCATCGGCGCGGGCTGGGGCTACCCGTCCGTCGCCTGGACCGGCGCCGCGCTGGCCGCGGCGGCCGTTGTCACCACCGCCCTCGCCTTCCGGCTGCACCGCGCCACGAGCCGCTCCCGGGTGATCGCCTCCTCGGCCGCCGCCACTCCCGCAACGGCGACACACAAGACAGCGGCGGCAGCAGAGGCAGTGGAGGCCATGGAGGCCATGAAGACCACGGCGGCGACAGCAGCGGAGACAGCAGAGGCCGGGGAGACGGCGGGACGGCGCTGA
- a CDS encoding copper homeostasis protein CutC, producing the protein MSKRALLEVIALDPQDAVAAQAGGADRLELVTDMAADGLTPPRAAFAAIRAAVGLPLRVMLRSADGFAAGEVTALCEEAAALRAEGAEEFVLGFLTPDGRPDLDAVAALAEVIDGCRWTFHRAIDRAADRDALRKELSAASGTAGLDTYLTAGAAQGVGAGMPTLLAEQARTAAGEPGYAPRILVGGGLGLGHLPELRAAGLDAFHIGGAARPGGWSAPVDAAAVRTWREALDQPVAPRG; encoded by the coding sequence ATGAGCAAGCGCGCGCTGCTGGAGGTGATCGCGCTCGACCCGCAGGACGCGGTCGCCGCCCAGGCCGGCGGGGCCGACCGCCTGGAGCTGGTCACGGACATGGCGGCCGACGGTCTCACCCCGCCCCGCGCGGCGTTCGCGGCGATCCGGGCGGCCGTCGGCCTTCCGCTGCGGGTGATGCTGCGGTCCGCCGACGGGTTCGCGGCCGGTGAGGTGACGGCGCTGTGTGAGGAAGCCGCGGCGCTGCGGGCGGAGGGCGCCGAGGAGTTCGTCCTCGGCTTTCTGACGCCGGACGGGCGGCCGGATCTCGATGCGGTGGCGGCGCTGGCCGAGGTGATCGACGGCTGCCGGTGGACCTTCCACCGGGCCATCGACCGGGCCGCCGACCGGGACGCGCTGCGCAAGGAGCTGTCGGCAGCGTCCGGCACCGCCGGGCTCGACACCTATCTGACGGCCGGTGCCGCGCAGGGCGTCGGCGCGGGGATGCCGACGCTGCTGGCCGAGCAGGCGCGTACCGCAGCGGGCGAGCCCGGGTACGCGCCGCGGATCCTGGTCGGCGGCGGGCTCGGGCTCGGCCATCTGCCGGAGCTGCGTGCGGCCGGTCTCGACGCGTTCCACATCGGGGGCGCGGCCCGGCCCGGCGGCTGGTCGGCACCCGTGGACGCGGCGGCGGTACGGACGTGGCGGGAGGCGCTGGACCAGCCGGTCGCGCCAAGGGGCTGA